A single genomic interval of Bacillus sp. es.036 harbors:
- a CDS encoding STAS domain-containing protein: MKTFTHEKYFQFIEFFEENSKTFTETLLQEAVTVKDKIEEILRIGNIDLVTNAHSLVVYIIEEKDHELHSFAEKEGIAWATHSLAISFKLEWVQAIRRTLWVFFQKYTELQGSNKSFDFFEMEKQINNRVDYFLNSFFISYTKYKDSLINAQKEQVKNLSVPIIPINHSVSILPLIGTIDAQRTEVLEDKVLTVISDMRLQTLIIDLSGVADISGDDVYRLMQIIDGASLMGCNTVITGLRKAVVRKVTDLGMMLNEKTKTLGTLQQALEKYFIT, encoded by the coding sequence TTGAAAACGTTCACGCACGAAAAATATTTTCAATTTATAGAATTCTTCGAAGAAAACAGTAAAACATTTACAGAAACGCTCCTACAAGAAGCTGTCACCGTAAAGGATAAGATTGAAGAAATACTAAGAATAGGGAATATCGACCTTGTGACCAATGCTCATTCACTCGTTGTTTATATCATTGAAGAGAAAGATCATGAACTTCACTCGTTTGCAGAAAAAGAAGGGATTGCCTGGGCAACACATTCCCTTGCTATCTCGTTTAAGTTAGAGTGGGTGCAAGCTATACGACGAACGCTGTGGGTGTTTTTCCAGAAATATACTGAATTGCAAGGTAGCAATAAGAGTTTTGATTTCTTTGAAATGGAAAAACAAATTAACAACCGGGTAGACTACTTTTTAAATTCTTTCTTCATAAGTTATACAAAATATAAAGATTCCCTTATAAACGCTCAAAAAGAACAAGTTAAAAATTTGTCTGTGCCAATTATACCCATTAACCACTCAGTAAGCATCCTCCCTTTAATCGGGACAATTGATGCTCAAAGAACCGAAGTCCTTGAGGATAAGGTGCTAACCGTAATAAGCGATATGCGTCTTCAGACATTGATTATAGACTTATCAGGAGTAGCAGATATTAGTGGTGATGATGTTTACCGATTGATGCAAATCATTGATGGTGCTTCACTAATGGGATGTAACACAGTCATAACTGGATTAAGGAAAGCAGTTGTCCGAAAAGTTACGGATCTCGGTATGATGTTAAATGAAAAAACAAAAACACTTGGAACATTACAGCAGGCACTAGAAAAGTATTTTATTACATAA
- a CDS encoding VOC family protein: MGRIVHFEIHVDDMDRAKQFYGDVFGWTFEDWSDFAGMPYFGVVTGGDDQPGINGALMQRQGPPPEPNQPVNGYACTMGVEDYDKIEGKILEKGGVVALPKYALPGMAWQGYYKDTEGNIFGVHQPDESAK, from the coding sequence ATGGGAAGAATCGTGCATTTCGAAATTCACGTTGATGACATGGACCGCGCAAAACAGTTTTATGGGGACGTATTTGGATGGACATTTGAAGACTGGAGCGATTTCGCTGGCATGCCTTATTTTGGCGTTGTCACTGGTGGTGACGATCAGCCTGGCATTAACGGCGCACTTATGCAGCGTCAAGGTCCACCTCCAGAACCAAATCAGCCTGTAAACGGCTATGCCTGTACGATGGGGGTAGAAGATTACGATAAAATTGAAGGAAAAATTCTTGAAAAAGGCGGTGTGGTCGCATTGCCAAAATACGCACTGCCGGGGATGGCGTGGCAGGGATACTATAAGGATACGGAAGGAAACATCTTTGGTGTTCATCAGCCAGATGAAAGTGCGAAGTAG
- a CDS encoding YciI family protein: MLFMLIVKASKNSEAGNVPSAELREAMSTYNQELVKAGVRLMAKGLHPSSDGLRISYPNGAPVVEEGPFTETKDITAGFILIDVESKEEAVKWAIRMPDPQGYGEGQVELRQVFE; encoded by the coding sequence ATGCTGTTTATGCTGATCGTGAAAGCATCGAAGAATTCGGAAGCTGGAAATGTACCAAGTGCTGAGCTGAGGGAAGCGATGTCAACATACAATCAAGAATTAGTAAAAGCTGGCGTTCGGTTGATGGCAAAGGGCCTTCATCCAAGTTCGGATGGACTACGTATTTCGTATCCGAACGGCGCTCCTGTCGTTGAAGAAGGTCCGTTTACCGAAACGAAAGACATCACTGCCGGTTTTATTCTCATTGATGTGGAGTCAAAAGAGGAAGCGGTTAAGTGGGCGATACGCATGCCTGACCCGCAAGGATATGGCGAGGGCCAGGTTGAACTGCGTCAAGTCTTTGAGTAG
- a CDS encoding GNAT family N-acetyltransferase, with protein MIHELKQDEFYKCKTLLNDIGHLEAKAVIEGNNPGRVFVDHLETPKAGLIWLGNHDGFFFIGDEQSDVFLQEINDFMETTITPEARQLNLTTFIAIGNHSRWDKTIEMLFTHRDMNKSNQNVYRLEHPKEQHHPSIKPVYQVIKISEAVLNDQNHSITNKRILQSKIAEFWASPNDFFDKGIGYGVVYQNQLVSLGFSGFVAGNVHGLDMETIEDHQGNKLGQLAASSVVKECVNKGMVPYWDCEEANQASNAIARKVGLEKFFSYNVYLFPIDS; from the coding sequence ATGATTCATGAACTTAAACAAGATGAATTCTACAAATGCAAAACGTTATTAAATGACATCGGACATCTAGAAGCAAAAGCGGTCATCGAGGGGAATAACCCTGGGCGCGTTTTTGTCGATCATCTCGAGACCCCTAAAGCAGGGCTTATCTGGTTAGGGAATCATGACGGTTTTTTCTTTATTGGAGATGAACAAAGTGATGTGTTTCTTCAAGAAATCAATGATTTTATGGAAACGACAATTACTCCTGAAGCAAGACAGCTGAACTTAACGACTTTTATCGCTATTGGAAACCATTCAAGGTGGGATAAAACAATCGAGATGCTCTTCACCCATCGGGACATGAATAAATCCAATCAAAATGTGTATCGACTCGAACACCCTAAAGAGCAGCATCATCCTTCCATTAAACCCGTGTACCAGGTCATCAAAATCAGCGAAGCTGTCCTTAACGATCAGAACCATTCAATTACCAATAAACGCATCTTACAGTCGAAGATAGCTGAATTCTGGGCTTCACCTAATGACTTTTTTGATAAGGGAATCGGGTATGGCGTTGTCTATCAAAATCAACTTGTGAGTTTGGGTTTTTCAGGATTTGTAGCTGGAAATGTTCATGGGTTAGATATGGAAACCATCGAGGATCATCAAGGGAATAAATTAGGTCAGCTGGCAGCGTCCAGTGTGGTGAAGGAATGTGTTAATAAGGGGATGGTTCCATATTGGGACTGTGAAGAGGCAAATCAGGCTTCGAATGCCATTGCGAGAAAGGTAGGGTTAGAGAAATTCTTTTC